The Microbulbifer sp. YPW1 genome contains the following window.
ATTGGACCACTTGGCCATAAAGGTGGCCATCAACCCGCGCCGCTCCGCCAGCACCTTGATGAAGGTTTTGAACAGCGCCGCCTTATCACCCGCGGCCTCCACATCATCGACGGTGATCGCCGCCTCGAGTACCCCCGGGCCCGTCTCCGTGTGCAGCCCCTCGATGGGGAAATCCATCTGCTGTGCCAACTCGAGGATCTCGTGGTAAAGGTCCGCGTGCACCGAGTTGCGGATCATCGAGTAGCCGAACCAGCCCGGAGTAAAAGGCTTGAGGTTCCGGTATCCCTTGGCACGGGCGGAGTCCGGGGTTTCATCGAACATGAAAAACTCGTACTCCAGCGCACCGTAGGGCGCAAATCCGGCTTTCTCACAGCGCTGGATCACCCGCCGCAGCAGGGCCCGTGGACATACCACCTCCGCAGAGTCGGAGAACTCCGCCAGAAATAGCAGCATCCCGTCCTCGAACGGCACCTCCCGGCAGGTGTGGGGCAGAATCCTGACCGGCGCATCCGGGTAGCCCGTGTGCCAGCCGGTGTAGCGCGTATTGTCGTAGAGCTGGTCCTGCACATCCCATCCCAGCACCACGTCACAGAAGGCAAACCCATGGTCCAGCGCGGAGAAGAACTTCTCGCGGCTCATGTACTTGCCACGCATCACCCCGTCGTTGTCAAACAGGCCCACCTTTACATGGGTGAGGCCGCGGGCCTCCACGAGGCGCTTGGCATCCGCGACACTGCGCACCTGGCGCGGACCGGGTACCGGGTTGTCGCTGACAGCGGTCGGGGAAGACAGGGAGTTCGTTGCCGCCGGGGATGATGGCAGCTCGGTGGATTCGTCCATGCTGGGCTCCGTTATTGTGACCGAGCCGTCGCCTCCGGCGACGGACGGATTCCTGCACTCAGCATAGTCGACACACGTTGAGTCTGCCGGCACAGCTCCAAACTGAACAAAATTTGAGCGGTCACGCTGACGGCTATGTTAGCGCACGCTCAGGGTATATAATCCGGCCTCCAAATTTTTGACCCACACAACATCATTCAGGACCAGCAATGAGCTTCGACAAGGTTTCCCCTGGCAAAGAACTGCCTAACGATATCAACGTAATCATCGAGATCCCGGCCAACCACGATCCGATCAAATACGAAGTCGACAAGGACGCGGACGCGGTATTCGTAGACCGTTTCGTAGCCACCCCGATGTTCTACCCGGCCAACTACGGTTACGTACCCCAGACTCTGTCTGAAGACGGTGACCCCCTGGACGTGCTGGTTGTTGCTCCGTACCCGGTAATGGTTGGCTCCGTGATCCGCTCCCGCGTGATCGGCGTGCTGAACATGACCGACGAATCCGGTGTAGACGCCAAGCTGCTGGCGGTACCGCACACCAAGCTGACCAAGCTGTACGATCACGTCAACGAAATCGGCGACCTGCCGGAACTGCTGATCAAGCAGATCGAGCACTACTTCGAAAACTACAAAGCCCTGGAAGCAGGCAAGTGGGTGAAAGTAGACGGCTGGGCCGACGCTGACGCTGCACGCAAAGAAGTTATGGCTTCCCGCGAGCGCTACCTGAAAGAAGAAGGCTAATCGCCCTACTCTTTTCGAAAAGCCGGCTTTAAGCCGGCTTTTTTGTGCCTGAAATTAACGCTCCAACTATTTCCCCAACTTCCTCAACGCTCGCGGCGAAGGTGCCGATACCGGGTACAGCCTTGTGAGACCTTCGAAAAAAGGGACTTTTTCGAAGAGCCCCCAGGGATGGGTTCACGGCGTGTCTCACAAGGCTGTACCCGGTAGCGGCACCGCCACGATCTTCCCCCTTGCTGACACTACAGCAGGGCTCCTTAAATTATTTTTCTGCCTCCCTGTCGGGATTTCTCCACCACCGGCGTTTACCCGTTTACACCCCGAAAAAACTTCGGGGCTGTGCTTTGACATAACAAAAAATGCTACACGCCAGATAACAATAGAATGGAGAAACCCATGCAAAGATCGCGCTTCCCATCCGCCCTGTTCCACAAAACACTATTGGCAGGCACCATTGCCATGATTTCCGCCGGCGCTGCCGCGCAGGAAACTGAGACTGAAGGTAAAATCGTAGAGGAAGTCGTGGTAACCGGTATTCGCGGTGCCCTGCAACAGTCGCTGGACGTTAAGCGCGACGCCACCTCCATTGTCGACGCCATCAGCTCCGAAGACATCGGCAAATTCCCGGATAAAAACGTGGCCGACTCCCTGCAGCGTGTACCAGGTATTTCCGTCGACCGTATCTGGGGCGAGGGCCGGGATATTTTCGTGCGCGGCACCGACAGTACCCTGAACCGCACCCTGATGAACGGCCAGAACGTGGCTTCCGCTTACTGGTGGGCCAACGACAACCCGAGTCGCGGTTTCAACTATTCCATTCTCGCGTCCGAGCTGGTTTCTGCGCTGGAAGTGTACAAGAGTCCGGAAGCCCGTCACGACGAGGGCAGTATTGGCGGTATGGTGAATGTCATCACACGCAAGCCGCTGGACCTGGATCCGATGACCGTAAACCTATCTACCGAGAGCGTATACAGCGAGCTGCCGGACACCAGGGATCCACAGGTGTCCGGCTTGGTCAGCTGGAAAAATGATGCAGAGACCTTTGCCGTGCTCGCCTCTTACAACAGCCAGCAGCGCACCATGCGCCGCGACGGCCTCGAGGTTTTTCCCACCAACGACCTCTATACCGTTACCGACCAGAACGGCAACGTCACCGAAGATGTCTACGTTCCCTGGGGCGGAGGCTCGGCAATTTTCCAGCAGGATCGCCAGCGCGATACCGCGAACCTCACCGTGCAGTTCCGCCCGTCTGATCGCTGGGATATGACCATGAACTATGTCGCCTCCGACATGGATATGGACAACAGCAACCAGAACTACCTGTTCGTTGCCGGCGGCTACAAGATTCCCAATGGCGATGTGGTGACCGACCCTGTGTTCATTCCCACCAGCGATGGCTACCAGGCTCTGGTGGGTGGAGTGATCGAAAATCCCGACAGCATTGGCGTGGCCGACGAGCCCATCGTGCGCGATGCCTTTGTGGAATCCGAGGTGCTGGACTTTGCCGCCGATTACACCGGCGACAGCTGGACCCTGCACCTGCAGGCCGGTACCACCAGCGCGGAGGGTGGCAGTACCAAGGACCGCAATTACTGGTTCGAAGGCAACAGTGCGGAAGACCTGAATTTCGGAACCAATACCAACGAATTCAGCTTTCCGGGCATTGATCCCCTGGATGGCAGTGCGCTGCACCTGAACGCCGCCAACCTGCGGGACTGGGTGCGTGTGATGGAAGATGACGAAAGCTACTTCCAGGCAGACGGCGTGATCGACGTGCAACTGGGGGCGATCACCGCCATCAAGACCGGCGTCAAAATGCGCAACCACACCATCGAGAACAATCGCCAGAACGGTTCCGTAGACGTAAGCAATCCGGACATTGCCGATCAGGTGGCCGCACTGAATGCGATCACCCTCGCGGATGTGTCCTCAGGTCCGAGTCCCCGCCTGCACGGCGAAGGCGCGACTAGCGGCTCACTCACCCGGTACGCGTTCCTGGATACCGGTCTCGCCCGGGAAAAGATCGACAGTATTCTGGATGCCGGCGCCATGACCTACGCGGAAGACCAGAGAGCCTATTACAAGATCAACGAGGACATTGCCGCGGCCTATGCCCAGGCAGATTTCGAAAGCGGCAATCTGCACGGTAATTTCGGCGTACGACTGGTGGAAACGGACCAGACCTCCCACGCCTATATTGATGGTGAGCGCGGCGCGGTAAGCCGCAGCTATCGCGAGGCGCTGCCGAGCGTGAACGTGATCTACGATCTCGCGGAAGACATTATTCTGCGCGGTGCCGCGTCCCGCGCCATGGCCCGCCCGACATTCCAGAACCTCAGTTCCAATATCGTGATCAACGCCACCAGTGGCACCGCCACTGCCGGCAACCCCATGCTGAAACCCATCTTCGCAGATCAGTTTGAATTGGGTGCCGAATGGTATTTCAGTGATGCGAGCCTGGTAGCCGCAACCTACTTCAACAAGGACCTGAGTACCTTCGTGTTCCAGAACACCCAGGTAGAAGAGATTGACGGCCAGAGCATTAATGTCACCCGTCCCTACAACGCCGACAAGGGTGCGGATATCCAGGGCCTGGAGATTCAGGTGCAGCATGATTTCGGGAGCGGTTTCGGGGTGCTCGGCAATTACACCTGGACCGACGCCAAGGTGCCCGGCAGCAAGCTGGAGTTACCGGGCAATTCCCGCGACCAGTTCAATGCTTCGACTTATTACGAGAATGACTTCCTGAGCCTGCGCCTGTCCTACAACCTGCGCTCCGAATCCTACGGCGGGCTCACCTCCGGATCCCAGCTGGTTACCGATCAGTACGATCAGTGGGACGCGACCGCCAACTGGATGGTGAACGAGAATGTGGATGTTTTCTTTACCGCGGTAAACCTCACCAATGAAATCATCTACATGCGCACCGCCGACGGCATCCCCGTAGGCTTCTATGAAAACGGACCGCGCTTCAGCCTGGGCGCACGTCTTTCCTTTTAAAACCCCTTACTAGCAGGCATCACCTTGTCACCGCTTGCAGGCGCCCTCCGGGCGCCTTTTTTAGTTGCGATCGATGTCTGGGCGACGCGCGCCAGGCCGGTTATAGTCGATGCTCGAACCAACCTTCAAAGAAACGGGCGGCGATATGAGCAAAACCGTAGATGGACCCGATGGCATGCCCCGCTGTGGCTGGTGCGCAGCAGCACCGGAATTTTTTGACTATCACGATAGAGAATGGGGCTTCCCGGTAGACGACGACCGGCGGCTGTTTGAAAAACTGTGCCTGGAAAGTTTCCAGTCCGGCCTGAGCTGGCGCACGATACTGGCCAAGCGCGAAAACTTCCGCAAAGCGTTCAAAAATTTTGATTTCAATAAAGTGGCACGCTTTACTGAAAAAGACGTGGAACGCCTGCTCGGGGATGAGGGTATTGTTCGCCACCGCGGCAAGATTGAAGCGGTGATCAATAACGCGCAGAGAGCGCAGGAGCTGGTCAAGCAGGAAGGTTCCATTGCCGCCTATATCTGGCGCCATGAGCCCACGCCACAAAACGGGCAAGCACCACAGAGCGCTTCCACCTCAGAAACCTCCAAAGCACTCGCCAAAGACCTTAAGAAACGCGGCTGGAAATTTGTCGGCCCCACTACCGTCTACGCCTTTATGCAGGCCATGGGGTTGATCAACGACCACCTGGAAGACTGCAAGTCCCGCAGCGAGGTGGACAAGGCGCGCAGGGCATTCAAACGGCCCAAATGAAAAAATGGGTTATTCAATCCCGCGCGGGCAATATCAGCACGCGCTGATCATTCTTGTTGATACGTGCACCGAAACTTTGCTCCAGGGCAAACGCCAGCGCATCGGCATCTCCGGTGTTGAAGACACCACTGATGCGCGCGTCCGCTAGCGCGTCGCCCACCAATACCATTTTACGTGTGGTGTAGCGGTTGTACTCGGCAATGGCATCCTCGAGACGCTCGTTGTCGAAATAAATCCGCTTGGTCTGCCAGGCGGTGACCTTTTCCAGGTCAACCGGTATCACGCCACTATTGTCCCCGGGGTTGGCTGCGCGGTAGCGCACACCCTCACCGGGGAGCATTTTGACCAGCTGCTGACGTGCGCCGTCCGCGTGTTCAGCCTGCACATCCACAACCCCCTGGGTTACGGCAACCTGAACATCCGCCCCCTTCAGTGCCACATTGAATGCGGTACCCAGCGCACGTACTTCGGAACCGCATACATTGACGACAAAGGGACGCGCAGGGTTTTTCGCCACCATAAAGAAGGCCTCGCCCCGCTCCAGCCACAACGCACGCCGCTTACCGCGATAGCGCACCCCCACCCGGCTGTCGGTGTTCAGCATCAAGGTGGAACCATCCTCCAGATGCACTACCTGCTGCTCACCGATACCGGTCTGGTAGTAATCGATGGTCTGATACTGCTTCAGCACCATGGCCGCTATCGCCACCAGTACGGTTGCCGCAACGGCACCAAACCAGCGCCAGCGATTGCGACGGCGCACGGCCTTGCGAATCTCCGGCAATTCACGGTTGAGCTCCTCATCACCGCTCAGCAACTCGCTCATCAGGCTCAGCTGCTGGCACTGACTGAAAGCCAGGCGGTGGCGCGCGTCCTGCTGCAACCAGGCTTCCAGCGCCTCGATTTCTGCGGCGCTCATAGCGGCACTCTGCTGCCGCGCAAACCAGTCTGCGGCCGCGGCCCGAATGGACTCATCAACAACTTCGGCTCGACTCATAACAACTCATTCAACTCTGTTTGCAAGTGCTTCAGGGCCGCACTCATATGGCGCTCGACACTGCGGGTACTGATGGAGAGTGCCGAGGCAATTTCCGGGTAGGTCATTTCTTCAAAGCGACTCAACAGAAACACCTTGCGGGTGACGGGTTTGAGCCGCAGCAGTGACTGCTTGAGCTGCTGCAGGCTTTGCTGCCATTCGGCGCTGCCCTGGGGGGACGGATCCGGGCTTGTGTGATTGGCATCCTCGAAGCACTCGTGATGATCCGTTTTCCGGCGTATATGGCGGCGCAGGCCATCGCGCACCAGATTGGTGGCAACCGTATACAGGTAGGCTCGCGGGCTTTCCCGCAGGGGTTGAAGATCCCGCAACCCGAGGATCTTGACGTAGGTCTCCTGCAGGACGACATCCGCCTCCTGTTGCCCTCCCGGTAACATCCGCGCCACATAATTGCGGATCGATGTGCGGTATTCGAGAAAAAGCGCCTCGATATAAGCGCGATCCGCAGAAGAGAGATCAGAAGAGTGACTAGCAGAGCCGCGATCGTCGGCAAGCTTTCCCGCTGGCGCCTCCGACCGATTCTGCACCAGGCGCAGCGCCGCCCGCGATTGGAACCTAGCCACCGCGCCCCCCGCGAATCCCGCTCAAGATTTTGTATAAACGTTTACCCATAACTCCTGTAAACGACAGTGGCGACGATAACCCGACAGTTTTTTCCAATTATTTACCAGATGCCGCCGAAAATCCCCAGCCAGCGCCGCCGCGCTGTGCACATCGCGGCTGCCGCTTGCAGGATTTATTGCGGATCAGGTATTTTGAGGCACCTGCAGTTGAGGCTCAATTCAGAAACGCCCGCTCAGTCCAGAATGACAATAATGACTAAATCGCCCCCGATGGCCCAACCGCGGCACCGCGGGCCTGTGGCGACGCTGCTGCAGGCACTATTGTTCACACTACCCGCCCAGGCGCTGTCGGCGGCGGACGTATCTGCGGGAAATGATCCGACCTCGCTGCAGACAACCTCCGCCGCCCAACCGCTTTCATTTCAACTGGCGGCACAGCCGCTCGAGCGCGCACTGACACAGTTTGCCGAACAATCCGGCATGCAGGTTTTCTACCGCCCCGAGGAGCTACCGGCACAGCTATCCACCGCGGTCTCCGGACGCTACCTTCCCGAAGCCGCCCTGCAGCAGCTCCTGAAAAATACCGGACTGACCTATCAACTCGGTCACAATGGCACCCTGGTTATCCGCGGTAATGCATCGCCCAGGGAAGCAGATCCGGAGCCGGTAACTGCCATCCCTGTGCCGCGTCCACCGCAGGCGCTGGAAGAGACCTATGTCACCGGGGTACGCACCAGCCTGCGCCAGAGCCTGGCCATGAAACAGGCCAGCAGCAACCTGATTGAGGTAACCACCTCAGAGGATATCGGCAAGTTTCCCGATCACAACGTGGCGGACGCCCTGCAGCGTATCGCCGGCGTCTCTGTGGACCGAGTGTGGGGGGAAGGCCGGGACGTGAATATTCGCGGTACCGACAAGGACATCAACCGCACCCTGCTGAATGGTCAACATGTAGCATCTGCCTACTGGTGGGCCAACGACAACCTGAGTCGCGGGTTCAACTATTCCACCCTCGCGTCGCAACTGGTGCAGTCACTGGAGGTGCACAAGACACCCCGTGCGGACCTGGACGAAGGCAGTATCGGCGGCACCGTTATCGTCCGCACCCGCAAGCCCCTGGAAATGGACAGCGGTGAACTGTATTTATCGGCTGGCCAGAATTACAGCGCACTGGCAGACCGCTGGGCAGCACGGGGGTCGGCACTGGGCAGCTGGAAGAACGCCGCACAATCCCTGGGGGTACTGGCATCGCTCAACTGGCAAAAACGGGACACGCGCCGGGACGGACTGGAGACCTTTGCCGACAATAACCTGTATACCGTGACCGACGCCCACGGCGCCGTTAGCGAAGATGTCTACGCGGTCTGGGGCGGCGGTTCCGCCCTGCTGCAACAACAGCGCAGCCACACCACCGGCAACCTCACTTTGCAGTGGGCACCGGGCGATCGCTGGGATACGACCCTCAACCTGCTGCGCTCACAAGTGGATATCGACAACACCAATCACAACTACCTGTTTGCCCCCGGCGGCTACAAGCTCAGCGAGTCGCCGCCGGCCACCGTTGCTGACCCGATATTTCTCGCGAGCGACGACGGCCGCGCAATACTGGCCGGCGGCACGCTGGGAAACCCGGACAGTCCCGGTGCGATCCTCGATGCAATACGGCGCGAGGCGTTTATCGATACACGGGTCAACGACATCGACATCCGCTACCGCGGCAACAACTGGGACCAGCACGTCCAGTTTGGCGATACGAGTGCCCGCGGCGGCACCGAGCACGATCGCCTGTACCGGTTTACCGGCAATACCCGCGTGGCCTTTCGCCTGGACCGGGATGCCGTGGAATCGACCTACCTGGACCTGAATCCCGAGGATGCAGCGGCCCTGACCCAGCTGTCTCCGCTGACGCGGGACTGGATCCGCACCATGAATAGCCGCGAACACTACGCGCAATGGGATCTCGAGCAGGCGTTTTCCAGCGGCTGGCTGCGCAAACTTCAATTTGGTGCCAAGGTCAGGAATCACCGGGTAGAAAACCACCTCACCGAAGGTGAAATCGATCTCGAATCGTCCCTGTGGCCTGCGCTGAGCACCACGGGTCTGGATCAGGTCAGCAGCGGACTGAGCCCTTTCCTGAGCAACGACAACGCCACCATCAACACCCTGACCCGCTACGCAGTCACCGATGCCGACCTTCTCGCGTCGGTCATCGATCCGGTACTGCAGGCGGGCGCCATGACCTACACCTACGACCGCAGTGCGTTTTTCCGAATCAGGGAGCAGAGCGCCGCCGCTTACGCCAGCCTGGATCTGGAAGCCGGCGCCTGGAGTGGCAATATCGGTATGCGCGGCGTGACGACCCGGCAGCGGGCCAGCGCTTATGATCGGGACCGGTTACATCATGTGGATAACCGCTATCGGGACCTTCTGCCCAGTGCCAACCTCAGCTACCACTTCGGCGATGATCTCGTTGCCAGATTGGGTGCCGCCCAGGTAATGGCCCGCCCCAACTTCAAAGACCTGACCCCGAATATCATCATCGAACCGACCAGCGGTAACGGCGCGGCGGGCAACCCGACGCTGGATCCCTATCGTGCCGACCAGCTGGACCTGGGCCTGGAGTGGTATTTCGCAGACGCCTCGCTGTTTTCCGCCACTCTGTTTTACAAGGATATTTCCACCTTTGTGTATCCCCATGTAAATCTGGAAATCGTGGACGGGGAATCGCTCTACATCACCCGCCCGCAGAACGGCCCCGGGGCAGATATTCGCGGCGCAGAATTACAGTGGCAGCAAACCCTCGGCGGGGGCTTTGGCGTATTGAGCAATTACACCTACACCGATGCCAGTGTGCCCTCTGCCGATGGCACACGTACGCTGGAGCTGCCCGGCAACTCCCGCAGCCAGTTCAATGCGTCGCTATATTTTGAAAATGCGCGGTTTAATGGACGGGTGAGCTACAACTACCGCTCGCGCTCCTACGGAGAGATTATTGCCGGGTCGCAGAGTGAAACCGATGCATACCGGCAGTGGGATGCCACCGCGGAGTGGCACTGGTCGCCGAGACTGTCCTTGTCCGCGGAGGCGATCAACCTGACAGAGGAAGTGCTGCGTATTCGCAGCGCCAGCGGTATCCCACAGGGCTTTTACGAAAACGGACGTCGCTTTGCACTGGGTGTGAAAATAGCGTTCTGATGTGAAGGGAGATTGCCGAACCGGGAAATTCAGTCCGGCACTTCGAAGGAAGCCTTGCCGCTGATGTGATTGTCCAGCTTCCAGTCCGGCACCGAAACAGCCGGCGCCACTTCCGGCTTGCGCTCACCCGCCTCAAGAAGATTGCCTTCCGCCGGCTTGAGGCTGAGATGGTTGACTTCCACCTGTACGGCTTCCACGGATTTTTTCTCGTGCGCCTTGACCAGGTTACCCTCCATGGGCGCGAGGCTCAGTGAAGAGCCGCTCACGGCGGACTGCACCGGTGCGTTCTCGCCCGCGTCTGCGACTGGCGCGGTGGCCGGTTGCGGTTCCGGGGCCCGCGGTGACGGCGCTGCGGGCTGCGGCACTGGCTGCTCCACACCTTCCGCGCGTACTGTCGACTGCGCCCCGAGTTTGGACAGGGTTGCCTGCAGTTGTTCCGCCTGCGCCTGCGCCATGCCTTTTTTGATCGCCAGCGGGCGACCACTGAAAAGTTTTTCGACGGTGTCCGGTCCGGCCTTGAACAGGCGGGCAAAATTGGCTTTCACATCGGCAACGGTGTAGCCGGGCTCAAGGTCGCCGCGAAAAATCACACTGTAGGTGGGAGCTGACATGCTGATACCTCGATCGTGTTGCCTTCAGGCCTTGTTATTCTGTTTTCAATCAGACGCTTTAAGGAAAACACTATTCAATCCGATTCAATCATCGGAATCCAGTGTCTGGTCCATGGTGTAGGCCGGGGCCCCTTCACATTTCCCCCCCACCACCCGCGCGGGCACGCCCGCCACGGTGGAATGCGGCGACACATCGCGCAGCACCAGGCTGCCTGCCGCGATCTTGACGCCCACACCGATGTCCACCGGCCCCAGGATTTTCGCGCCAGCACCGATCATCACACCGCGACCGATCTTGGGATGACGATCTCCGCCGCCACTGCCGCTGCCACCGAGGGTGACCGAGTGCAGAATGGAAACATCGTCTTCCACGACCGTGGTCTCACCCACGACTAGACCAGTGGCGTGGTCAATCATGATGCCGCAACCGAAGCGCGCCGCAGGATGAATATCCACCGCAAACTGCTCCGAAACCCGGCTCTGGAAATACAGGGCGAGTGTGTGTCGGCCTTTTTTCCACAACCAGTGGGCAATGCGGTGGGACTGCAGGGCGTGAAACCCCTTGAAGTACAGAAACGGGGTGAGGTACTGGTCACAGGCCGGGTCGCGGTCGTACCAGGCGCAGATATCCGCCTGCATACAACGGGATATTTCCGGCTCATCCGCCAGTGCCGCAGCAATCACTTCCTGCAGGGCGGTCGCCGTCAGGGCAGCATGATCCAGCACCGAGGCCAACTGATAGGCCAGTGCCCGGTCCAGTGTGCGGTGGCGCAACACTGTGTTGTGGAAATAACTGGCCAGTACCGGCTCGCCGGCGGCAGCCGCAGCAGCCTCCGCGCGCATGGCTGACCAGATATCCCGATTGTTCAATTCAGTGACGTTGATGGTCTCTCTTCCTGTCTCTGATCCAACTCTATGTTTGCCCCACCGGTCAACGGCATTCGGACGGGGACTCAGAGGCGATCCATATTGGTCGGGTAGGCGGATTCCGGCACTTCCACAAAGCGCGGGTAAATGGCTTCCATGGCACCGCACACGGTGTCCGCCAGCGCCAGGTCGCCATCCGCCTGGCACAACTGTAACTGTTCTCGCAGCGACTGGGCACAGTGCAGCTGCTGGAATTCTTTCGCGCGCGGCGCGTAACTGAGGTGCCAGCGCTCCGGCGCTACGCCGCCACGATCCGCGCCGTAGGGGCGGAACAGGCCATAGCTGTGACCCGCGGCAATCTGCTCATCCAGCCAGCAATGAAAGGGCCCAAACACCCCTTCATCTGCCACCTCTTCCGGGGTCAGCTGCACCCGGTAATCCTCTGGCACTGCCGCGGCATCGATCACATCAAAATCGGTGCCCCAATGGTGGCGCGAGCCGCCGGGCAGCGCGGACCAGCGCAATATAGCGAATACGATTTCCTCTGGCGACATGCGCGCCACATCCAGCGGCTGCCCCGCGCTGTCGAGCACTGGCCGCTGACCGCTGGCCTTGGCATTCCAGATAGTGCGCTGGCGCTCGAAATCACGGAAGCCAGACACCACTTTGGGATCAAAGCCGGCCTTTCTCGCACCCCGGCGTAACTGATCAAACGCCGTCAGGGCTTCCGGGTGCATCAGTTGTCCGGAAACGGGTTCCAGAATGACGTGTGCATCCGTCAGCCCGAACAGAATATTGCGCAGTAATTGATGCATGAATTCACTCCCGGGTCCGGAAACGCTGAAGGGGTAACCGAAACGTCATGCTGCAAAAGTCGCCGTTTCAAGCTAGGCTTTTTCTACGAACGAGTCTAAATAGTACAAGTGTGCCGTGCGACAGCAGCCGCCGCAAATAACCGTACTTTAATATGAGCCCGCCTATTCTGCCGCGGGCGATACGGTTTGGCCTTTTATTTTTTTATGCTATGTTGCACGCCTGTTGTATTTGGTTCGGGATTGAACCGAAAGGAAAGCACTTCAGAGTGTTCGAAAGGTCGTCGGGATCGACTTGCCGGGTGTGCAACGTCCCCCTGACACCTCGACCGACTGGAGTACAGGAAATCTCGCGGCGGCCCAGGGCACTCCGCGCAGATATCTCCATAGAGCATCAACAGTTCAGGGAATGAATTTTATGCACCCAAGTCAATCAGAGTTGTTGAAACTGAAAAACCTGGGACTCGCCTCCGTCAATATCCTTCATTCCATTGGCATCCGTACCCAGGCCGACCTGCACCGAGTCGGACCGGTCGAGGCATTCACCAGCATCCGCCGCCGCGGCATCAACGCATCCCGCGTACTCCTCTACGCCCTGCAGGGCGCCCTGCTCGACGTGCACTGGAACGAACTGGACCCCGACCTCAAGGCAAACCTGGTCAGTGAGGCGGAGCAGCGCCTCTCCCGCAAAGATCGCGCCTGACCCTATACTCTCCTGAAATAGTGTCGGTCTGAAATTGTGCCTGTACAGACTTGCAAACGGCACACGCAGACCCTATCTAGCCCCAGATACATCGTCCATTTACCGAGGTATCGGACGGCGAGCCTCGCGGCCCGGCGTATACC
Protein-coding sequences here:
- a CDS encoding M15 family metallopeptidase, which encodes MHQLLRNILFGLTDAHVILEPVSGQLMHPEALTAFDQLRRGARKAGFDPKVVSGFRDFERQRTIWNAKASGQRPVLDSAGQPLDVARMSPEEIVFAILRWSALPGGSRHHWGTDFDVIDAAAVPEDYRVQLTPEEVADEGVFGPFHCWLDEQIAAGHSYGLFRPYGADRGGVAPERWHLSYAPRAKEFQQLHCAQSLREQLQLCQADGDLALADTVCGAMEAIYPRFVEVPESAYPTNMDRL
- a CDS encoding TonB-dependent receptor, which produces MTKSPPMAQPRHRGPVATLLQALLFTLPAQALSAADVSAGNDPTSLQTTSAAQPLSFQLAAQPLERALTQFAEQSGMQVFYRPEELPAQLSTAVSGRYLPEAALQQLLKNTGLTYQLGHNGTLVIRGNASPREADPEPVTAIPVPRPPQALEETYVTGVRTSLRQSLAMKQASSNLIEVTTSEDIGKFPDHNVADALQRIAGVSVDRVWGEGRDVNIRGTDKDINRTLLNGQHVASAYWWANDNLSRGFNYSTLASQLVQSLEVHKTPRADLDEGSIGGTVIVRTRKPLEMDSGELYLSAGQNYSALADRWAARGSALGSWKNAAQSLGVLASLNWQKRDTRRDGLETFADNNLYTVTDAHGAVSEDVYAVWGGGSALLQQQRSHTTGNLTLQWAPGDRWDTTLNLLRSQVDIDNTNHNYLFAPGGYKLSESPPATVADPIFLASDDGRAILAGGTLGNPDSPGAILDAIRREAFIDTRVNDIDIRYRGNNWDQHVQFGDTSARGGTEHDRLYRFTGNTRVAFRLDRDAVESTYLDLNPEDAAALTQLSPLTRDWIRTMNSREHYAQWDLEQAFSSGWLRKLQFGAKVRNHRVENHLTEGEIDLESSLWPALSTTGLDQVSSGLSPFLSNDNATINTLTRYAVTDADLLASVIDPVLQAGAMTYTYDRSAFFRIREQSAAAYASLDLEAGAWSGNIGMRGVTTRQRASAYDRDRLHHVDNRYRDLLPSANLSYHFGDDLVARLGAAQVMARPNFKDLTPNIIIEPTSGNGAAGNPTLDPYRADQLDLGLEWYFADASLFSATLFYKDISTFVYPHVNLEIVDGESLYITRPQNGPGADIRGAELQWQQTLGGGFGVLSNYTYTDASVPSADGTRTLELPGNSRSQFNASLYFENARFNGRVSYNYRSRSYGEIIAGSQSETDAYRQWDATAEWHWSPRLSLSAEAINLTEEVLRIRSASGIPQGFYENGRRFALGVKIAF
- a CDS encoding TfoX/Sxy family protein, whose amino-acid sequence is MHPSQSELLKLKNLGLASVNILHSIGIRTQADLHRVGPVEAFTSIRRRGINASRVLLYALQGALLDVHWNELDPDLKANLVSEAEQRLSRKDRA
- the cysE gene encoding serine O-acetyltransferase, encoding MRAEAAAAAAGEPVLASYFHNTVLRHRTLDRALAYQLASVLDHAALTATALQEVIAAALADEPEISRCMQADICAWYDRDPACDQYLTPFLYFKGFHALQSHRIAHWLWKKGRHTLALYFQSRVSEQFAVDIHPAARFGCGIMIDHATGLVVGETTVVEDDVSILHSVTLGGSGSGGGDRHPKIGRGVMIGAGAKILGPVDIGVGVKIAAGSLVLRDVSPHSTVAGVPARVVGGKCEGAPAYTMDQTLDSDD